Genomic window (Romeriopsis navalis LEGE 11480):
TCACGGCATCGACTTGTGGTCGATGCCGCTGGGCGAAATTATGCCGGGCCGATTGCCATCGCTGGATAAGACTTGCTTGTGAGTCAGCGAGGTGAATCAATTCGAGATTGGCAATCGAGGAATCATTAGGCACATCAGTGGCACATAGCTCAACATAATTACCTTGTTGGGCCAATGTATGAGTTAAGTCATAAACATAGCGATTCAGACCACCAGGACGATTTGGGAACCACCCCATGCCTACGATACAGAGCTTTGATTGAGGCAAAAGCGCAGGAGAATTTTGAACGGGATTTTCCATAAAATTAGAGCCATAAGCATACAGCTAACAGATAATTAAACTATTACAATGATTAAATCGAGGTCGTCCGAGCAATCGGGATTGCGGGGACTCCGACTACCGTTGTATCTGAAGGAACGTCTTTAGTAACAACAGCATTCGCCCCAATTTTGACATTATCGCCAATTGAAAGACCTTGATTTTCGGGAGAAACAATCACCGCACCTGCACCAATCAAGACGTTATTACCAATATAAATTCGATGTGGTGACCCAATTG
Coding sequences:
- a CDS encoding serine O-acetyltransferase, with translation MNWLAKAFKGIIFVLFHAVLPYEAQVGDSLMLEHYGLGVVIHPNVTIGNNVRIYQHVTVAVRSAIGSPHRIYIGNNVLIGAGAVIVSPENQGLSIGDNVKIGANAVVTKDVPSDTTVVGVPAIPIARTTSI